In a genomic window of Flavobacterium sp. KACC 22761:
- a CDS encoding GH92 family glycosyl hydrolase, which produces MKIKSLIFLGLIQCGIATAQVKPLDPAEYVNPLMGTQSVHSLSNGNTYPAICRPWGMNFWTPQTGKMGDGWAYTYTAEKIRGFKQTHQPSPWMNDYGQFSIMPVTGKIVVAEADRASWFSHKAEVSKPYYYSVYLADYDVTTEITATERAAHFQITFPENEQSSIVVDAFDKGSYIKIIPSENKIIGYTTRNSGGVPANFKNYFVLVFDKPFATSSTWNEKGIEKDKLELQDNHAGAVVSFKTKKGEIVNVKTASSFISREQAELNLKNELGNASFNETVAASKNEWNKVLGKISAESNDADQLKTFYSCLYRATCFPQKQYEINAKGETIHYSPYNGNVLPGYMYAGTGFWDTFRALYPLLNLVYPSVNREMQEGLINDYKEGGFLPEWSSPGFRNVMVGNNSASVVSDAYIKGLRGYDINTLFEALVHGANNEGPMDAVGRKGVSYYNTLGYVPYDVKINENAARTLEYAYDDFAIWKLAKALNRPKKEISLFEKRMMNYKNVFNPEMGWMSGRNKDGSFPKNFNPLKWGDAFTEGNAMHYSWSVFHDIQGLINLMGGQKKFVEKLDAVFTTPPVFDDSYYGSVIHEIREMQIMNMGQYAHGNQPIQHMIYLYNYAGEPWKTQYWSREVINRLYKPTPDGYCGDEDNGQTSAWYIFSAMGFYPVCPATEEYVLGAPLFKKLTLELENGKKLIINAPKNSETNKYVQDLKWNNTSYAKNFINHSDVLKGGELNFEMSAEPNLQRGTSSSAFPYSYSNSK; this is translated from the coding sequence ATGAAAATAAAGAGCTTAATTTTTTTAGGATTAATACAGTGCGGTATTGCTACAGCACAAGTAAAACCTTTAGATCCGGCAGAATATGTAAACCCATTAATGGGTACGCAATCTGTGCATAGTTTGTCAAACGGAAATACCTATCCAGCAATTTGCAGGCCATGGGGAATGAATTTCTGGACACCGCAAACAGGAAAAATGGGTGACGGATGGGCATACACTTACACGGCAGAAAAAATTAGAGGATTCAAACAAACACATCAGCCATCACCTTGGATGAACGATTACGGTCAGTTTTCGATTATGCCTGTTACGGGGAAAATAGTTGTTGCAGAAGCCGATCGAGCTAGCTGGTTCAGTCATAAAGCAGAGGTTTCAAAACCGTATTATTACAGCGTTTATCTTGCAGATTATGATGTTACGACTGAAATTACTGCGACTGAAAGAGCTGCACATTTTCAGATTACTTTTCCTGAAAATGAGCAATCTTCAATTGTTGTTGATGCATTTGACAAAGGATCGTATATCAAAATTATTCCATCAGAAAATAAAATCATTGGTTATACAACGCGCAATAGTGGAGGAGTTCCAGCGAATTTCAAAAATTATTTTGTACTCGTTTTTGACAAACCATTTGCAACAAGCAGTACTTGGAATGAAAAAGGTATAGAAAAAGATAAATTAGAATTGCAGGACAATCACGCTGGTGCAGTCGTAAGTTTCAAAACTAAAAAAGGAGAAATTGTAAATGTAAAAACCGCTTCGTCATTTATAAGTCGAGAGCAAGCCGAATTAAATCTAAAAAATGAATTAGGTAATGCTTCTTTCAATGAAACTGTTGCAGCTTCTAAAAATGAATGGAATAAGGTTTTAGGGAAAATTTCAGCCGAAAGCAACGACGCAGATCAATTAAAAACTTTTTATTCATGCTTGTACCGTGCAACTTGCTTTCCGCAAAAACAATATGAAATAAATGCTAAAGGCGAAACGATACATTATAGTCCGTATAACGGAAATGTTTTGCCGGGTTATATGTACGCAGGAACAGGATTTTGGGACACTTTTCGTGCTTTATATCCTTTGTTGAATTTAGTTTATCCTTCTGTAAACAGAGAAATGCAGGAAGGTTTGATCAACGATTATAAAGAAGGCGGCTTTTTGCCAGAATGGTCAAGTCCTGGTTTCAGAAATGTAATGGTTGGAAACAATTCGGCTTCAGTGGTTTCTGATGCTTACATCAAAGGTTTGCGAGGATATGACATCAATACTTTATTTGAAGCTTTAGTTCATGGAGCAAATAATGAAGGCCCGATGGATGCCGTTGGAAGAAAAGGAGTTTCGTATTACAATACCTTGGGATATGTTCCTTATGATGTGAAAATTAACGAAAATGCGGCGAGAACGCTGGAATATGCTTACGATGATTTTGCAATTTGGAAATTGGCGAAAGCCTTAAATCGCCCAAAAAAAGAAATCAGTTTGTTCGAGAAACGAATGATGAATTATAAAAACGTATTTAATCCTGAAATGGGATGGATGAGCGGCAGAAATAAAGATGGTAGTTTTCCGAAAAATTTCAATCCGCTAAAATGGGGAGATGCTTTTACAGAAGGAAATGCAATGCATTACAGCTGGAGCGTTTTTCATGATATTCAAGGATTGATTAATTTGATGGGCGGACAGAAAAAATTTGTAGAAAAATTAGACGCCGTTTTTACAACACCTCCAGTTTTTGACGACAGTTATTACGGATCGGTTATTCATGAAATTCGCGAAATGCAGATTATGAATATGGGACAATATGCGCACGGAAACCAGCCAATTCAGCACATGATTTATTTGTACAATTATGCAGGCGAACCTTGGAAAACACAATATTGGTCAAGAGAAGTAATCAATCGTTTGTACAAGCCAACTCCAGATGGTTATTGCGGAGATGAAGATAACGGGCAGACTTCGGCTTGGTATATTTTCTCGGCAATGGGATTTTATCCTGTGTGCCCAGCAACAGAAGAATATGTTTTGGGTGCACCATTATTCAAAAAACTGACTTTGGAATTAGAGAACGGCAAAAAACTTATTATAAATGCTCCTAAAAATTCGGAAACAAACAAATATGTTCAGGATTTAAAATGGAACAATACGAGTTATGCTAAAAATTTCATTAATCATTCAGATGTCTTAAAAGGCGGAGAATTGAATTTTGAGATGTCAGCCGAACCAAATTTACAAAGAGGGACTTCATCAAGTGCCTTCCCATATTCTTACTCAAATTCAAAATAA